A window from Malassezia restricta chromosome I, complete sequence encodes these proteins:
- a CDS encoding pre-mRNA-splicing helicase BRR2, protein MAPKNQRDLSGYRYSALSSLVLSAGHRQDQNEPTGEAESLVGRIDPKSMGSRVVKSQVQDVERKRKVAESDDYGMVKKRNWNPGTAQYANVLQASAELDGLRYIPRTDETRSVYELVLTMIQSALGDQTTEVVRSAADTAIEILKDDSVRDLDKKREMETFLGPLPEEKFSQYVNLSKQLTDYEEDTSAHAETSTGVDDEAGVAVLFDNEEEESNPDEETYVVREASDDEDDQNSERNEAAEEREIHDTSDLATNEEDLVLGGTAETTSSDLDVHDIDAYWLQRILNDCYSDPVESGEKTDAALEILGAETDIRECENSLMALFDYDHFDVVQTLTKNRDIVYWCTRLSRSNEDERMDVEVAMRERNAGWILKRLAGDAAKPALAADELEEAKRQAHRLTSRATLAPGSTAAPRLTLDLESMAFSEGGHLNSNPKVRLPAGSFKRSKKGYEEIHVPPPEKRSVLPEELVSVRQLPSWAHAAFPNTTTLNPVQSKCYPVAFGSDEPMLLCAPTGAGKTNVAMLTILRELGKWRNEDTGAMDLTECKIVYVAPMKALVAEQANHFRSRLEPFGVVVNELTGDSQLTKAQIAETHVIVTTPEKWDVISRKSSDTSYTNLVRLLIIDEVHLLHDDRGPVLEAIVARTIRRMEQLNDPVRIVGLSATLPNYQDVAAFLRVNTASGLLYFESNYRPCPLRQEFIGLTETKAIKRLQLMNEVTYDKVMEHAGKNQILIFTHSRKETAKTAKFLRDSAEAREALDVFLPQTGTSRDVLREAAEDAQDANLRDLLQYGFGIHHAGMTRADRELVEDLFAGRHIQVLVSTATLAWGVNLPAHTVIIKGTQIYNPEKSRWCELSPQDMLQMLGRAGRPQFDTVGEGIIITQYSELQYYLSLLNQQLPIESQFVSRLADNLNAEIVLGTIRNRDEAVTWLGYTYLYVRMLRSPALYSVSPDYTVDDPFLEQKRADIAHSAAVLLEKAGLLRYDRRTGLFTTNELARIAAHYYLTHTSMGTYHKHLKSTSSAIELLRIFSYSDEFKHQIVRQDEKLEIGKLRERVPIPIKEGIDEPSAKINALLQTWISQLSLEGYALSADMVYVTQSASRILRALVEICVVRGYARTMRYALDLAKMTERRQWGSMTPLRQFPGVAPDLIRRLERKEFPWARLRDLEPNEMGELIGIPRAGRLLHRLVFQFPHLDLQAYFQPLTRSLLQVHLTITPDFEWDDRIHGGAQSFWLLVEDVDGEVILFYDQFVLLRRYATDEHTVSFTVELTDPLPPNYYISLLSDRWLHSEVRLPISFKHLILPDKFAPPTPLLDLQPQPLSVLGAEAASLYAFDHMNKIQTQAFHALYETDESVLLGAPVGAGKTFCAELALWRLWNTGGGRAVCILPYASMVQPRVLAWKARFPTKETVALASETSTNLRLLEQADVVVATPEQWDVLSRRWRQRRNVQSVALYIFDDLHLLSDAYVGPTYEVVGSRARFVAAQTERPTRYIGLTAPLANATDVAGWLGATQTLSFAPSARPVPMEVHIQPFNVPHFPSLMIAMAKPAYLAIMEYAPSQPVLLFVPTRKQTKLTVNDILAYALADSEYETGESPFLNMEREDLKPHLDRVQDEELAEVLTYGIAFYHEGLSKGDRRVVERLFNAGAIQVMVASKDTVWSLPVQAHLVLLLSLQTYEGREHRYVDYALTDMLEMVGKCTLPDEMGRSRCMLFCQANRKNYFKKFLAEGMPLESRLGTYTQDFLNAEIVARTVQDKQGAVDMLTWTLMYRRLPKNPQAYGCQGRDMEHIGDFLSELVENTLVDLEQSKCVAVENDMDLSPLNLGMIASFYNVSYATIDVFHLSLSGTTKLRGMLEIVSSASEFETVPIRRHEDVLLRRIYDRMPLKLDKIQFENPFHKTFVLLQAHFSRLTLPADLAQDQRDILNRVLTLLNACVDVMSSGAMLNAIVAMEISHMCVQAVWDRDSPLRQVPHFTAATIQRCQARGIHDVYALADVLPDMSQHERDELLQLNKRQLADVATLTNEFPYVDIEFDILDKEKLDSASTIILQAKLERDVDEEEEEPSDPTAIAPFYPSPKMTAWWLVIGDPGTNSLLSIKRVTIAKTLDVRLEFMLPAGMHDKLKLYLMCDSYIGADRELEVPALHVAQGEEDEELDDEDNIEMPDA, encoded by the coding sequence atggCGCCCAAGAACCAGCGAGACCTGTCTGGGTACCGCTACTCGGCGTTGTCCTCGCTGGTGCTTAGTGCTGGTCATAGACAGGATCAGAATGAGCCTACGGGTGAAGCAGAATCGCTTGTCGGCCGTATCGACCCGAAGTCGATGGGCTCTCGTGTCGTCAAATCACAAGTACAAGATGTCGAGAGGAAGCGTAAAGTCGCTGAAAGTGATGACTACGGCATGGTTAAAAAACGCAACTGGAATCCTGGAACTGCCCAATATGCCAATGTGCTGCAGGCAAGCGCAGAGCTTGATGGGCTTCGATATATACCGCGCACGGACGAGACGCGTTCTGTATACGAGCTTGTTCTCACAATGATCCAAAGCGCGCTGGGTGACCAAACTACAGAGGTTGTGCGATCAGCGGCTGATACCGCTATCGAGATCCTCAAAGATGATAGTGTGCGCGATTTGGACAAAAAGCGAGAAATGGAGACCTTTTTGGGACCCCTACCTGAAGAAAAGTTTAGCCAATACGTGAACCTAAGCAAGCAACTCACAGATTACGAGGAAGATACAAGTGCCCATGCTGAGACATCTACTGGTGTGGATGACGAAGCTGGTGTGGCCGTTCTCTTCGACaacgaggaagaagagaGTAATCCGGACGAAGAGACTTACGTGGTGCGTGAAGCGTCcgatgacgaggatgaTCAAAATAGCGAACGGAATGAAGCTGCCGAAGAAAGAGAAATTCATGATACCTCTGATCTTGCCACGAATGAAGAGGACCTCGTCCTCGGTGGCACAGCAGAGACCACCTCTTCCGACTTGGACGTCCACGATATCGATGCGTATTGGCTCCAGCGTATCTTGAATGATTGCTACTCGGATCCCGTTGAATCAGGCGAAAAGACTGACGCTGCTTTAGAAATTCTTGGAGCAGAGACTGATATACGTGAATGTGAAAACAGCCTCATGGCGCTTTTTGATTATGACCACTTTGATGTGGTACAGACGCTGACAAAAAATCGCGATATTGTGTATTGGTGTACACGTTTATCGCGATCGAATGAGGATGAGCGCATGGATGTCGAAGTTGCTATGCGAGAGAGGAATGCAGGCTGGATCTTGAAGCGCCTTGCTGGTGACGCAGCCAAGCCCGCGCTGGCCGCGGACGAACTTGAAGAGGCTAAACGTCAGGCGCACCGTCTTACATCGCGAGCCACCCTTGCTCCTGGAtcgacggcagcgccacgcCTGACGCTGGATCTAGAATCGATGGCATTCAGTGAAGGTGGGCATTTGAACTCCAATCCCAAAGTCCGTCTTCCCGCTGGTAGTTTCAAGCGAAGTAAGAAAGGCTACGAAGAAATACACGTTCCCCCACCAGAGAAACGCTCAGTGTTGCCAGAAGAGCTTGTATCGGTCAGACAGTTGCCCAGCTGGGCACATGCTGCCTTTCCTAATACAACAACGCTGAACCCTGTACAGTCTAAATGCTACCCTGTTGCATTCGGCAGTGATGAGCCCATGTTATTGTGTGCACCTACTGGTGCCGGAAAAACAAATGTGGCGATGTTGACAATCCTTCGTGAGCTCGGCAAGTGGCGTAATGAAGACACAGGTGCGATGGATTTGACAGAGTGCAAGATTGTGTATGTTGCCCCTATGAAAGCACTTGTCGCTGAACAAGCAAACCATTTCCGCTCACGACTGGAACCTTTCGGAGTGGTGGTCAATGAGCTCACCGGTGATAGTCAACTTACAAAGGCACAGATTGCAGAGACGCATGTCATTGTGACCACACCGGAAAAATGGGACGTCATAAGTCGAAAGAGCTCGGATACATCATATACAAATCTTGTGCGACTTCTGATTATTGATGAAGTGCACTTGCTTCACGATGATCGCGGACCGGTACTCGAAGCTATTGTCGCACGCACAATCCGCCGTATGGAGCAGCTGAACGACCCTGTGCGGATTGTCGGTCTCAGCGCTACGTTGCCGAATTACCAGGATGTCGCAGCCTTTTTGCGTGTGAATACAGCAAGTGGCTTGTTGTACTTTGAATCAAATTATCGACCCTGTCCCTTACGCCAGGAGTTTATCGGACTGACAGAGACAAAGGCCATCAAAAGGCTGCAACTCATGAATGAGGTGACGTACGACAAAGTCATGGAGCATGCGGGTAAGAACCAGATCCTCATATTCACGCATTCGCGGAAGGAGACAGCCAAGACAGCCAAGTTCTTACGCGACTCAGCTGAGGCTCGTGAGGCGCTTGATGTATTCTTACCTCAAACAGGAACCAGCCGTGATGTCCTTCGTGAAGCTGCAGAAGACGCCCAAGACGCGAACTTGCGTGATTTATTGCAATATGGATTCGGTATCCACCATGCGGGAATGACACGCGCTGACCGAGAGCTGGTCGAAGATCTATTTGCTGGACGGCATATTCAGGTTCTTGTCAGTACTGCTACCCTTGCATGGGGTGTGAACTTGCCTGCGCATACGGTGATCATCAAAGGTACGCAGATATACAACCCCGAGAAGAGTCGCTGGTGTGAGCTTTCACCTCAAGATATGCTTCAAATGCTGGGTCGTGCCGGTCGGCCCCAATTTGATACGGTGGGCGAAGGCATTATTATCACGCAGTACTCAGAATTGCAGTATTACCTCTCGCTTCTGAATCAACAGCTGCCGATTGAAAGCCAATTTGTCTCACGCTTGGCCGATAATCTCAACGCCGAAATTGTTCTGGGTACGATCCGGAAccgcgacgaggccgtgaCTTGGCTCGGGTACACGTATTTGTACGTTCGGATGCTTCGTTCGCCTGCATTGTACAGTGTGTCACCGGATTATACGGTGGATGACCCGTTTCTTGAGCAAAAGCGGGCGGACATCGCACACAGTGCTGCTGTTCTCTTAGAGAAAGCAGGATTGTTGCGCTACGACCGCAGAACGGGCTTGTTTACAACGAATGAGCTTGCGCGAATTGCGGCGCACTATTATCTCACGCATACATCCATGGGCACATATCATAAACACTTGAAGTCTACGTCTAGTGCCATCGAACTGCTGCGAATCTTCAGCTACAGCGATGAATTCAAGCACCAGATTGTGCGACAAGACGAAAAGTTGGAAATTGGAAAACTGCGCGAACGTGTCCCGATTCCGATCAAAGAAGGGATTGATGAGCCCAGTGCCAAAATCAATGCTCTCCTCCAGACATGGATTTCTCAACTCTCTTTGGAGGGCTATGCTCTCTCAGCGGATATGGTTTATGTGACTCAATCCGCCTCACGTATTTTACGTGCGTTGGTCGAAATTTGTGTGGTCCGTGGATATGCACGCACGATGCGGTATGCTCTGGACCTGGCCAAAATGACGGAGCGTCGGCAATGGGGCTCCATGACTCCGTTGCGCCAATTTCCCGGTGTTGCGCCGGACCTTATTCGTCGTCTGGAACGCAAAGAATTTCCTTGGGCCCGTTTGCGTGACCTTGAGCCAAATGAAATGGGTGAATTGATTGGCATACCTCGTGCAGGTCGTCTTTTGCATCGTCTCGTGTTCCAGTTCCCTCACCTGGATCTACAGGCATACTTCCAACCACTCACGCGTTCCTTACTGCAGGTGCACTTGACTATCACGCCTGATTTCGAATGGGACGATCGTATTCATGGCGGTGCGCAGAGTTTCTGGCTACTGGTGGAAGACGTGGATGGCGAAGTGATTTTATTCTACGATCAGTTTGTCCTGCTGCGACGCTACGCCACGGACGAACACACTGTGTCCTTCACCGTTGAGCTAACAGATCCGCTTCCACCGAACTACTACATTTCGTTGCTGAGTGACCGTTGGTTGCACAGTGAGGTTCGCCTTCCGATTTCCTTCAAGCATCTTATATTGCCGGACAAGTTCGCCCCGCCAACACCACTGCTAGACTTGCAGCCGCAGCCCTTGTCAGTGCTAGGCGCTGAAGCAGCTTCGCTGTATGCATTTGATCACATGAACAAGATCCAGACGCAGGCATTTCATGCATTGTATGAAACAGACGAGAGTGTGCTTCTTGGTGCGCCTGTAGGAGCTGGCAAGACGTTTTgtgccgagctcgcgctATGGCGCTTGTGGAACACTGGTGGCGGACGAGCTGTATGCATATTGCCGTACGCTAGCATGGTCCAACCACGTGTGCTGGCATGGAAGGCACGGTTTCCAACAAAAGAGACAGTTGCGCTTGCCAGTGAGACGAGTACTAACCTGCGTCTACTCGAACAGGCCGATGTTGTCGTTGCGACGCCCGAGCAATGGGATGTTTTGtcacgccgctggcgccagcgccggaATGTACAAAGTGTTGCGCTCTACATATTTGACGACTTGCACCTGCTGAGTGATGCGTACGTTGGTCCGACGTATGAAGTCGTAGGGTCACGAGCTCGTTTTGTGGCTGCTCAAACGGAGCGCCCAACTCGGTATATCGGTCTCACGGCTCCTCTGGCTAATGCAACCGATGTGGCTGGCTGGCTGGGTGCCACGCAGACGCTGTCATTTGCACCCAGCGCACGACCTGTACCCATGGAAGTGCACATTCAACCATTCAATGTGCCACACTTCCCATCATTAATGATCGCGATGGCAAAGCCTGCGTACCTTGCGATCATGGAGTATGCGCCCTCACAGCCAGTGCTTTTGTTTGTACCAACGCGCAAGCAGACCAAGCTGACTGTCAATGATATTTTGGCGTACGCACTTGCGGACAGTGAATACGAGACGGGTGAATCTCCATTCCTGAATATGGAACGCGAAGATTTGAAGCCACATCTAGACCGTGTACAGGATGAGGAGCTTGCTGAAGTTCTCACCTACGGTATCGCATTCTATCACGAGGGCTTGAGTAAGGGCGATCGACGCGTTGTCGAACGCTTGTTCAATGCCGGAGCGATCCAAGTGATGGTAGCCAGTAAAGACACGGTATGGAGCTTGCCCGTGCAAGCGCATCTGGTACTCCTACTCTCTCTGCAAACGTATGAGGGACGTGAGCACCGTTATGTTGACTATGCACTGACAGACATGCTCGAAATGGTAGGCAAGTGTACTTTGCCGGATGAGATGGGTCGCAGTCGATGTATGCTTTTTTGTCAGGCGAATCGGAAGAATTACTTTAAGAAATTCTTGGCAGAAGGCATGCCTTTGGAAAGCCGACTCGGTACATATACCCAAGACTTTTTGAACGCCGAAATTGTGGCTCGAACGGTGCAAGACAAGCAAGGTGCAGTCGATATGCTAACATGGACGCTCATGTACCGTCGTCTGCCGAAAAATCCTCAAGCGTATGGATGCCAAGGTCGCGATATGGAGCACATTGGAGACTTTTTGTCAGAGCTCGTGGAAAACACACTGGTTGATCTTGAACAAAGCAAATGCGTTGCTGTGGAAAATGACATGGATTTGAGTCCCCTCAACCTTGGTATGATTGCCAGTTTCTACAATGTCAGCTATGCGACCATCGATGTGTTCCACCTGTCTCTCTCGGGCACTACTAAGCTCCGTGGCATGCTTGAGATCGTGTCCTCAGCATCGGAGTTTGAGACTGTGCCTATTCGTCGCCATGAAGATGTGCTCCTTCGCCGCATCTATGATCGAATGCCACTCAAGCTCGATAAGATCCAATTTGAAAATCCATTCCACAAGACATTTGTTCTCCTTCAAGCACACTTTTCGCGCTTGACCCTGCCTGCGGATTTGGCACAGGACCAGCGCGACATTTTAAATCGAGTCCTTACACTGCTTAATGCCTGTGTTGATGTCATGAGTTCAGGAGCTATGCTTAATGCCATCGTGGCTATGGAAATCAGTCACATGTGTGTGCAAGCCGTGTGGGACCGTGACTCACCGCTGCGCCAAGTGCCCCACTTCACGGCTGCGACAATTCAACGTTGCCAAGCCCGTGGTATTCATGACGTGTATGCTCTTGCGGATGTCCTACCAGATATGAGCCAGCATGAGCGTGATGAGCTTCTTCAGCTCAACAAACGGCAATTGGCTGATGTGGCAACCCTGACGAATGAGTTCCCATATGTCGACATTGAGTTTGACATTTTAGACAAAGAAAAGCTGGACAGTGCCTCAACGATTATCCTACAAGCCAAGCTCGAGCGTGATGttgatgaagaagaggaggaaCCATCTGATCCCACCGCGATTGCACCGTTCTACCCATCGCCCAAGATGACAGCATGGTGGCTGGTGATTGGTGATCCCGGTACAAACAGCTTGCTCAGCATCAAGCGTGTCACGATTGCAAAAACTCTTGATGTGCGCCTCGAATTCATGCTACCAGCAGGCATGCATGACAAGCTAAAACTATATCTCATGTGTGACAGCTACATTGGTGCGGATCGCGAGTTGGAGGTACCTGCTCTGCATGTCGCGCAAGGcgaagaggacgaggagctcgatgaCGAAGATAATATAGAGATGCCCGATGCTTAG
- a CDS encoding protein DJ-1: MSKAVVFLTQGTEEMEFTITYDVLVRGGVNVTSVFVPESGKPAAPINGLVVASRGVKLGADTTLQALLQNDNVDQYDAYVVPGGAGAIHTLSKDENVLKILHHAHACGKVIGMICAGTLAALGAQIGLKGPITSHPSVKDQLDALYEYKDSPVVVSDNFVTSRGPGTTFLFALTLVEKLVGLEKRNEISGPMMLV, encoded by the coding sequence ATGTCGAAAGCTGTCGTATTCTTGACGCAGGGCACGGAGGAAATGGAATTCACCATCACGTACGATGTGCTCGTTCGTGGTGGTGTAAATGTGACTTCTGTATTCGTTCCAGAGTCAGGAAAGCCAGCCGCTCCAATCAACGGTCTTGTTGTTGCCTCTCGTGGTGTTAAGCTCGGCGCCGATACGACTCTCCAAGCTTTGTTGCAAAATGACAACGTAGATCAATATGACGCTTATGTTGTTCCcggtggcgctggtgctATTCATACACTATCTAAAGATGAAAATGTACTAAAGATTTTGCATCACGCTCATGCCTGTGGCAAAGTTATTGGCATGATCTGCGCAGGCACTTTAGCAGCTTTGGGAGCCCAAATTGGACTGAAAGGTCCTATTACCAGCCACCCATCAGTAAAGGACCAGCTCGATGCCTTGTATGAATACAAGGACTCCCCGGTTGTCGTTTCTGACAATTTTGTGACGAGTCGTGGGCCTGGCACCACATTCCTTTTCGCGCTCACACTGGTCGAGAAACTTGTCGGATTGGAAAAACGAAACGAAATTTCTGGTCCAATGATGCTAGTGTGA
- a CDS encoding long-chain acyl-CoA synthetase, producing the protein MSKQGHKASVQVSPGEGAFGPIYRSFLSPEQLVERPHEGIHTMYELMEEARKRFGDKKNIAWRDIVDEHQEQKVVTKKIGDEEVKETKTWTYYELSPYKYITINEFFKTVDEFASGMHQLGLNQKTVFNIFASTNVSWQVAAQSCFRQGITFCTSYDTLGPEGLQVSLEEPEVQGIFTNAQHLKVLEKIIDQTPLLRVVIYDGEADENILNRIHSKISGRPNAVLIHYDEVIRNGKQNMVGPAPTQGKDVACIMYTSGSTGKPKGVILTNDNLIATIASVTMLLKPYLNQSDSYLAYLPLAHILEFVVECYMMYYGIAIGYGRVKTLTSNSVRKCEGDLVAFRPTLLVGVPAVWELIRKGIVSKVQAASATKKKLFDMSMWAKSNNIPLFKQFAESVVFKSVRAQTGGRIRYALSGGAPIARETHQFLNTALTTIIQGYGMTESSAMCALMTPEFFCYGSVGCPMPSVEVRLVDVPEAGYFANKNPAQGEVWIRGPSVTQGYFKRPEITEEAITKDGWLRTGDIGQWDEQGTLSLIDRKKNLVKLSGGEYIALERLESTYKACNFVSNLCLVASSDAKQPMAVVFPREDNLRAALEDNNKKDIAHLELSNLCHDKVVQNMMLKKLNEVGKEAGFANMELLQCVVLIPEELPLTAAQKVQRKEVEKKYADLIKKVYP; encoded by the coding sequence ATGAGCAAGCAAGGTCACAAGGCTAGTGTGCAGGTTAGCCCTGGTGAGGGAGCATTTGGACCTATCTATCGCTCTTTCCTTTCGCCCGAGCAGTTGGTGGAACGTCCTCATGAGGGGATCCACACAATGTACGAACTGATGGAAGAAGCCCGCAAGCGCTTTGGTGACAAGAAAAATATTGCATGGCGTGACATTGTAGACGAACACCAAGAGCAAAAGGTGGTGACGAAAAAGATCGGTGATGAAGAAGTCAAAGAGACCAAGACTTGGACGTACTATGAGCTCAGTCCCTACAAGTATATCACGATCAACGAGTTTTTCAAGACTGTGGATGAATTCGCCAGTGGCATGCACCAGCTTGGTCTGAACCAAAAGACGGTGTTCAATATCTTTGCTTCCACTAATGTCAGTTGGCAAGTGGCTGCGCAGTCTTGTTTCCGTCAAGGTATTACATTTTGCACGTCATATGACACGCTTGGCCCCGAAGGTCTGCAAGTGTCGCTCGAGGAGCCCGAAGTGCAGGGCATTTTCACGAATGCGCAGCACCTTAAGGTACTTGAGAAGATTATCGACCAGACGCCTCTGCTCCGCGTTGTTATCTATGACGGGGAAGCCGATGAAAATATCCTTAACAGAATTCACTCGAAGATCTCTGGACGTCCTAACGCTGTTCTTATTCACTATGATGAAGTGATCAGGAACGGAAAGCAAAACATGGTAGGTCCTGCGCCTACGCAAGGTAAAGATGTGGCTTGCATCATGTATACTTCTGGCTCTACTGGTAAGCCAAAGGGTGTCATTTTAACAAACGATAACCTTATTGCCACAATCGCTTCCGTCACCATGCTGTTAAAGCCTTACCTGAACCAGTCTGACTCGTACCTTGCCTATCTACCACTTGCTCATATTCTTGAATTCGTCGTTGAATGCTACATGATGTACTACGGCATCGCTATCGGTTACGGACGCGTCAAAACGCTTACATCTAACAGTGTTCGTAAATGTGAAGGTGACTTGGTGGCCTTCCGTCCTACACTGCTAGTTGGAGTACCTGCCGTTTGGGAACTAATTCGGAAGGGTATTGTAAGCAAGGTCCAGGCTGCTAGTGCCACAAAGAAGAAACTGTTTGATATGAGCATGTGGGCCAAGTCTAACAATATTCCTTTGTTTAAGCAATTTGCCGAAAGCGTCGTGTTCAAGAGTGTTCGTGCACAGACGGGTGGCCGTATACGTTATGCCCTTTCCGGTGGTGCCCCAATTGCTAGGGAAACGCATCAATTCCTTAACACGGCTCTGACGACAATCATTCAAGGATACGGTATGACTGAGTCTTCAGCCATGTGCGCTTTGATGACTCCCGAGTTTTTCTGCTACGGTTCTGTGGGTTGCCCAATGCCATCCGTTGAAGTCAGGCTCGTGGACGTGCCTGAAGCAGGCTACTTTGCTAATAAGAATCCTGCTCAGGGTGAAGTATGGATCCGTGGTCCATCTGTCACACAGGGATACTTTAAACGTCCTGAAATTACAGAGGAGGCAATCACGAAGGATGGATGGCTTCGCACGGGTGATATTGGCCAATGGGATGAACAAGGAACGCTCTCGCTTATCGACCGTAAGAAAAACCTTGTTAAGTTGTCGGGTGGTGAATACATTGCTTTGGAACGTCTGGAAAGCACGTACAAGGCCTGCAACTTTGTCAGCAACCTTTGCCTGGTAGCCTCATCTGACGCTAAGCAGCCCATGGCTGTCGTATTCCCGCGTGAGGACAATTTGCGCGCAGCACTTGAAGACAATAACAAGAAGGATATTGCTCACCTCGAACTCTCGAACCTTTGCCACGACAAGGTGGTTCAAAACATGATGCTTAAGAAACTCAACGAAGTTGGCAAGGAAGCAGGATTTGCCAACATGGAGCTTCTTCAGTGTGTTGTGCTCATCCCAGAAGAACTTCCACTTACGGCTGCACAGAAAGTGCAGCGCAAAGAGGTTGAGAAGAAGTATGCTGACCTGATTAAGAAAGTCTACCCTTAG